Proteins from a single region of Sandaracinaceae bacterium:
- a CDS encoding FHA domain-containing protein, with amino-acid sequence MAYLEILADDGTGLAVRTVPLVGDALTVGRDPGCQLVLAHPTVSRLHVRLWRDAQGWVVQPASQAASLMVHGHRVEQLRLFPGATFSLGAVTLRFADEAPHQAATLQMNAVDARALAPTALAIPLEPQGEAAASAAPPHAQPAAHVSAAGGEQVSPPRPRAPEAAAPDAGGRLILWVVVALSLLALAAVAFEKRGELLAWWAANLGGTGASDAGLGAPLDTPGPSGADVSGEDPLAPNGEATGAPGEARATSRLPLERAFTPLGRPCVRADAPGGDQGAVVTRLGAPPVFSLRLPPPGSDPAAAKEEAWVYPQRGDTLLFEGDHFRGGTRSPVATQVQDAPITPWQVGADPRPECVVLAAGPAFFVTSAIVLPGWNDDAVAHVFRLARGGTMVIVGERLAALHVDPREAFDPPPHVPQLYVGALRPRDGESPHGAVMALSSERMPRLRVSPRGQGTTEDGVEHVVELGRRGRGPFGAADLRVFRVSPEGEEAPIACSGPGLQLAARGDALQIDLSLRCDTTELGLSGVLRNAAWGVRP; translated from the coding sequence GTGGCCTACCTGGAAATTCTCGCTGACGACGGCACCGGACTCGCCGTGCGCACGGTCCCCCTCGTGGGAGACGCGCTGACCGTCGGTCGCGATCCGGGCTGCCAGCTGGTTCTCGCCCACCCGACCGTGTCGCGGTTGCACGTGCGGCTGTGGCGCGACGCGCAGGGCTGGGTCGTGCAGCCCGCGTCGCAGGCTGCGTCGCTGATGGTCCACGGTCACCGCGTCGAGCAGCTGCGCCTGTTCCCCGGGGCCACGTTCTCGCTCGGCGCGGTGACGCTCCGCTTTGCGGACGAAGCTCCGCACCAGGCGGCCACGCTGCAGATGAACGCGGTGGACGCGCGCGCGCTCGCGCCAACGGCGCTAGCAATACCCCTTGAACCGCAAGGAGAGGCTGCCGCCTCCGCCGCGCCGCCTCACGCACAACCGGCCGCGCACGTCTCCGCGGCGGGCGGTGAGCAGGTATCGCCTCCGCGGCCGAGAGCTCCAGAGGCTGCCGCGCCGGATGCTGGTGGGCGCCTCATCCTCTGGGTGGTCGTGGCGCTGTCGCTGCTCGCCCTCGCGGCGGTGGCGTTCGAGAAGCGCGGCGAGCTCCTCGCGTGGTGGGCCGCGAACCTCGGCGGGACGGGCGCATCGGACGCCGGGCTGGGCGCTCCCCTCGACACGCCCGGCCCCTCGGGCGCGGATGTGTCGGGAGAAGACCCGCTCGCGCCGAACGGTGAGGCGACGGGTGCGCCGGGTGAGGCGCGCGCGACGTCCCGGCTCCCCCTCGAGCGTGCGTTCACCCCGCTCGGCCGCCCATGCGTGCGCGCCGACGCGCCGGGCGGCGACCAAGGTGCGGTCGTGACTCGGCTGGGCGCCCCGCCGGTCTTCTCGCTGCGCCTGCCGCCGCCCGGGAGTGACCCCGCTGCCGCCAAGGAGGAGGCGTGGGTGTACCCGCAGCGGGGCGACACCCTGCTGTTCGAAGGCGACCACTTCCGCGGAGGTACGCGCAGCCCCGTCGCGACCCAGGTGCAAGACGCGCCCATCACGCCGTGGCAGGTGGGCGCCGACCCGCGCCCCGAGTGCGTGGTGCTCGCGGCGGGCCCCGCGTTCTTCGTGACCTCCGCCATCGTCTTGCCGGGCTGGAACGACGACGCCGTGGCCCACGTCTTTCGCCTGGCGCGCGGCGGGACGATGGTCATCGTAGGCGAGCGGCTCGCCGCCCTCCACGTGGACCCCAGAGAGGCGTTCGACCCGCCACCCCACGTCCCGCAGCTGTATGTGGGCGCGCTGCGACCGCGCGACGGCGAGAGTCCTCACGGCGCCGTGATGGCGCTCTCGAGCGAACGCATGCCGCGTCTGCGTGTCTCGCCGCGCGGTCAGGGCACGACGGAGGACGGGGTGGAGCACGTGGTCGAGCTCGGTCGGCGCGGGAGAGGTCCGTTCGGCGCTGCAGACCTGCGTGTGTTTCGTGTGTCGCCCGAGGGTGAGGAGGCCCCCATCGCGTGCAGTGGGCCAGGTCTGCAGCTGGCCGCGCGTGGTGACGCGCTGCAGATCGACCTGTCGTTGCGCTGTGACACGACGGAGCTCGGTCTGTCGGGGGTGTTGCGCAACGCCGCCTGGGGGGTGCGACCATGA
- a CDS encoding NAD(P)H-dependent oxidoreductase codes for MSLTTTRSSILVIEGHPDGQSFVGGLARAYAEGARAAGSVVETVRLAELRFDPVLHHGFHGEQPLEPDLVRVHEAILRAGHVVFAFPTWWAAPPALVKGFVDRTFLPGVAFRFEPGASLPTGLFAGRSARLITTMDSPSWWYRLKHGRAVHRSFISATLDFVGFAPVASRTVYKVRELDEAAREAALRRASRDGARDAAALHARGAQRRVWQWKQV; via the coding sequence ATGTCACTCACCACCACTCGCTCCTCCATCCTCGTCATCGAGGGCCACCCCGACGGCCAGAGCTTCGTGGGCGGTCTCGCCCGTGCCTACGCCGAAGGGGCGCGCGCCGCTGGCTCCGTCGTCGAGACCGTGCGCCTGGCCGAGCTGCGCTTCGACCCTGTGCTGCATCACGGCTTCCATGGCGAGCAGCCACTCGAGCCCGACCTCGTGCGCGTGCACGAGGCCATTCTCCGCGCAGGGCATGTGGTCTTCGCGTTTCCCACGTGGTGGGCCGCGCCTCCCGCGCTCGTGAAGGGCTTCGTCGACCGCACGTTCTTGCCCGGCGTGGCCTTCCGTTTCGAGCCCGGCGCGTCGCTGCCGACGGGGCTCTTCGCGGGCCGCTCCGCGAGGCTCATCACCACCATGGACAGCCCGTCTTGGTGGTACCGGCTGAAGCACGGGCGGGCGGTGCACCGCTCGTTCATCAGCGCCACGCTCGACTTCGTCGGCTTCGCGCCCGTCGCGTCACGCACGGTCTACAAGGTGCGTGAGCTGGACGAAGCCGCGCGCGAGGCCGCGCTACGCCGTGCGTCCCGCGACGGTGCGCGTGACGCCGCGGCACTCCACGCGCGAGGCGCTCAGCGGCGCGTGTGGCAGTGGAAGCAGGTGTAG
- a CDS encoding hemerythrin domain-containing protein, producing MTAHRYNFYKIIHKGIRRELGELLRLAAELDVDDRDATNPYLARLHASLALMGAHAHHEDAHIEPLVERFAPALARRIFATHRVLDQQEHELLRRAEVMRERADAGHAFYLALTRYVATQLGHMAEEETEVMELLWEHVSDEDLLAVEGAIVASCAPEENAVYMEWMMHGVSEPERVAFLAAMRQAAPPEAVAHAELLAQAARESRAAA from the coding sequence ATGACCGCGCATCGCTACAACTTCTACAAGATCATCCACAAGGGCATCCGCCGTGAGCTGGGCGAGCTGCTGCGCCTGGCCGCCGAGCTCGACGTCGACGACCGTGACGCGACCAACCCGTACCTCGCGCGTCTGCACGCGTCGCTCGCGCTGATGGGCGCCCACGCTCACCACGAAGACGCGCACATCGAGCCGCTGGTGGAGCGCTTCGCGCCTGCCCTGGCTCGCCGCATCTTCGCCACGCACCGTGTGCTCGATCAGCAGGAGCACGAGCTGCTGCGTCGCGCCGAGGTCATGCGCGAGCGGGCCGACGCGGGGCACGCGTTCTATCTTGCGCTGACGCGCTACGTCGCCACCCAGCTGGGTCACATGGCGGAGGAGGAGACCGAGGTGATGGAGCTGCTCTGGGAGCACGTGAGCGACGAGGACCTCCTCGCGGTCGAGGGTGCCATCGTGGCCAGCTGCGCGCCCGAGGAGAACGCGGTCTACATGGAGTGGATGATGCACGGCGTGAGCGAGCCCGAGCGCGTGGCGTTCCTTGCGGCCATGCGACAGGCGGCGCCCCCGGAGGCCGTCGCGCACGCGGAGCTGCTCGCGCAGGCGGCGCGGGAGTCGCGCGCGGCGGCGTAG
- the maiA gene encoding maleylacetoacetate isomerase, whose amino-acid sequence MRLYAFYRSSASYRVRLALAHKQLPYTVVPVALGTGAQREAEHRARNPMGQVPVLELGADQGHAQLAQSVAIMEYLEEVHPEPALLPSTPLERARVRELVELVNSGIQPLQNLSVLQHVTSLGADFGDWARHFVGRGLVALEERSRATRGAFLFGDTPTLADVCLVPQMYNARVLGVSLDALGALVDIDARAQALAGWAAAHPDAQPDSPPS is encoded by the coding sequence ATGCGCCTCTACGCCTTCTACCGGAGCAGCGCGAGCTATCGCGTGCGCCTAGCCCTTGCCCACAAGCAGCTGCCTTACACGGTGGTCCCGGTCGCCCTCGGCACTGGGGCACAGCGCGAAGCGGAGCACCGCGCGCGCAACCCCATGGGCCAGGTGCCCGTCCTCGAGCTCGGCGCCGACCAGGGCCACGCGCAGCTGGCGCAGTCGGTCGCCATCATGGAGTACCTGGAGGAGGTCCATCCCGAGCCTGCGCTGCTGCCAAGCACGCCCCTCGAGCGCGCCCGCGTCCGCGAGCTGGTGGAGCTGGTGAACTCGGGCATCCAGCCGCTCCAGAACCTGTCGGTGCTGCAGCACGTCACCAGCCTGGGCGCGGACTTCGGAGACTGGGCCCGGCACTTCGTGGGGCGGGGCCTCGTCGCACTCGAAGAGCGCTCGCGTGCCACGCGTGGGGCCTTTCTGTTCGGGGACACGCCCACCCTCGCCGACGTGTGCTTGGTGCCGCAGATGTACAACGCGCGTGTGCTGGGCGTGTCGCTGGACGCCCTCGGGGCCCTGGTGGACATCGACGCCCGCGCGCAGGCGCTGGCCGGTTGGGCCGCCGCGCACCCGGACGCCCAGCCCGACAGCCCGCCGAGCTGA
- a CDS encoding SUMF1/EgtB/PvdO family nonheme iron enzyme — protein MSDSGAPPTRPSIQRSDRPQTLAAASLHAFAALVALATCGCLRPIVPSVDASRPSFVSVSVPSSGGGDAHDLLVGVTEVTRGQWRDVMGTEPYGSDCDDCPVRMVSWYDAAAFANALSQREGLSACYQLSDCSEAPPYQRSAPGRAYSHETGLYCATVESVGPSCSGYRLPNRAEWDAYGGVSALHQSRRRAHRYANAAGPTPRRVTVVATRLPNEHGIYDTLGNVEEWLDVEVPPFDEVHRFRRHLTQQRWFLAAGTCFRSDLRDLRPNYFVRDAGSWGRDCHGFRVVRTAPPAS, from the coding sequence ATGTCGGACTCAGGAGCTCCCCCAACGCGCCCCTCCATCCAGCGCAGCGACCGTCCTCAGACGCTCGCTGCGGCCTCCCTTCACGCGTTCGCTGCGCTCGTCGCGCTCGCGACCTGTGGGTGCCTACGACCCATCGTACCGAGCGTCGATGCGTCACGACCCAGCTTCGTCTCGGTCAGCGTTCCATCGTCGGGCGGGGGCGACGCCCACGACCTGCTCGTTGGCGTCACGGAGGTCACGCGTGGCCAGTGGCGCGACGTCATGGGCACCGAGCCCTACGGGTCCGACTGCGACGACTGCCCGGTGCGGATGGTGTCATGGTACGACGCCGCGGCGTTCGCCAACGCGCTGAGCCAGCGCGAAGGGCTGTCGGCGTGCTACCAGCTTTCCGATTGTTCGGAGGCGCCGCCGTACCAGCGAAGCGCGCCCGGTCGAGCCTACAGCCACGAGACGGGTCTCTACTGCGCCACGGTCGAATCGGTGGGACCTTCTTGCTCGGGCTATCGTCTTCCGAACCGCGCCGAGTGGGACGCATACGGCGGCGTCTCGGCGCTCCACCAGAGCCGTCGGCGCGCGCACCGCTACGCGAACGCAGCCGGGCCCACCCCGCGCCGCGTCACGGTCGTCGCGACCAGGCTGCCCAACGAGCACGGCATCTACGACACGCTAGGGAACGTCGAAGAGTGGCTCGACGTCGAGGTCCCTCCGTTCGACGAGGTGCATCGCTTTCGTCGCCACTTGACGCAGCAGCGGTGGTTCCTCGCCGCGGGGACGTGCTTTCGCTCGGACCTCCGTGACCTCCGCCCGAACTACTTCGTGCGCGATGCCGGCTCGTGGGGCCGCGACTGCCACGGGTTCCGCGTAGTGCGCACCGCGCCGCCGGCCTCGTAG
- a CDS encoding SDR family NAD(P)-dependent oxidoreductase has protein sequence MSHTSEFEGQHVVVTGGTGALGRSVVGALLTRGAQVHIPVMFPRELEGFPYVKQVHAVEGVDLRDEASCAAFFGSVEGPLYASIHLAGGFSMAPIEDTSVADYQKLVDLNLTTCFLSCREAVRCMSGEGRIVNVAAKPALVPTGGLVAYSLTKAAVAGLTLSLAEEVRERGIWVNAVVPSTMNTPANVASMPDADHGAWPTTDDVAATIAFLASPSNRSTRGALVPVYGRT, from the coding sequence GTGAGCCACACATCCGAGTTCGAAGGTCAGCACGTCGTCGTCACCGGTGGAACGGGGGCGCTCGGGCGCTCCGTCGTGGGGGCGCTCCTCACGCGCGGCGCGCAGGTGCACATCCCGGTCATGTTCCCGCGCGAGCTCGAGGGCTTCCCGTACGTCAAGCAGGTGCACGCGGTGGAGGGCGTCGACCTGCGCGACGAGGCCAGCTGCGCGGCGTTCTTTGGCAGCGTCGAAGGGCCGCTCTACGCGTCCATCCACCTCGCGGGCGGCTTCTCCATGGCGCCCATCGAGGACACGAGCGTCGCGGATTATCAGAAGCTGGTGGACCTCAACCTCACCACGTGCTTCCTGAGCTGTCGCGAGGCCGTGCGCTGCATGAGTGGGGAAGGGCGCATCGTGAACGTGGCCGCCAAGCCCGCGCTGGTGCCGACCGGCGGACTCGTCGCGTACAGCCTGACCAAGGCCGCCGTGGCAGGCCTCACGCTCTCCCTGGCCGAGGAGGTGCGTGAGCGCGGCATCTGGGTCAACGCCGTGGTGCCCTCCACCATGAACACGCCTGCCAATGTGGCCTCCATGCCGGACGCCGACCACGGCGCGTGGCCCACCACGGACGACGTGGCCGCGACCATCGCGTTCCTGGCGTCGCCCAGCAACCGCAGCACACGCGGCGCGCTGGTGCCGGTGTACGGCCGCACCTGA
- a CDS encoding long-chain-acyl-CoA synthetase, giving the protein MALLDTEILRSNARMVSTIGYGIWLAGYKLRDKQNLSPAVLLERHAARQPNHPALLFEGRKLTYQELNARANQYAHALERLGVQKGQVVALLMDNRIEYLVACMGANKIGVVSALINTHVVGTQLAHALKICEPSYILLGAEHTESVRDLGDALPVPAERVLMMRDGDLRAELPGSVDFDAIIDAAPAHNPEQSTKQSIHDPFVYIYTSGTTGLPKAAMMKNQRVMKAMFVFAGPVAHITPSDVVYTSGLPFYHSSGFILGYGMALVGGATCSLRRKFSASQHFDDCERDGATVFAYIGELCRYLMSSDVRPSEKRHKLRMVVGAGLRPDIWGPFVERFNIPTVREFYGATEGNVGIVNFDGKPGMLGRLMPGQVVAKAEEGTADVSRDAQTNLCTKAKPGEDGILLGQINKVNSFDGYVDKQKNAGKVLENPFGDGKNYFNTGDLVRLHDHSYVSFQDRLGDTYRWKGENVATSEVALVLTDAACIREANVYGVEVPGCDGRAGMAAVVTNGELDVPALSAHVEKSLPAYSRPLFIRVQRELQLTASFKYVKTELKAEGFDPSAVGDDPLYFWNGRSYEPLTSALHEQIVSGALRI; this is encoded by the coding sequence ATGGCACTACTGGACACCGAGATCCTCCGCAGCAACGCCCGCATGGTGAGCACCATCGGCTACGGCATCTGGCTGGCCGGATACAAGCTGCGCGACAAGCAGAACCTCAGCCCGGCGGTGCTGCTGGAGCGGCACGCGGCGCGGCAGCCCAACCACCCGGCGCTCTTGTTCGAGGGCCGCAAGCTCACGTACCAGGAGCTCAACGCGCGGGCCAACCAGTACGCGCACGCCCTCGAGCGGCTCGGTGTCCAGAAGGGGCAGGTCGTCGCGCTGCTGATGGACAACCGCATCGAGTACCTGGTGGCCTGCATGGGCGCGAACAAGATCGGCGTGGTCAGCGCGCTGATCAACACGCACGTGGTGGGCACGCAGCTGGCCCATGCGCTGAAGATCTGCGAGCCCTCCTACATCCTGCTGGGCGCAGAGCACACGGAGAGCGTGCGCGACCTGGGCGACGCGCTGCCCGTGCCCGCCGAGCGCGTGCTCATGATGCGTGACGGCGACCTGCGCGCCGAGCTACCCGGCAGCGTGGACTTCGACGCCATCATCGACGCAGCGCCCGCGCACAACCCCGAGCAGAGCACCAAGCAGAGCATCCACGACCCGTTCGTCTACATCTACACCTCGGGCACCACCGGGCTGCCCAAGGCCGCGATGATGAAGAACCAGCGCGTCATGAAGGCCATGTTCGTGTTCGCGGGGCCGGTGGCGCACATCACGCCCAGCGACGTGGTCTACACCTCGGGCCTGCCCTTCTATCACTCGAGCGGCTTCATCCTGGGCTACGGCATGGCCCTCGTCGGCGGCGCCACCTGCTCGCTGCGCCGCAAGTTCTCCGCCAGCCAGCACTTCGACGACTGCGAGCGCGACGGGGCCACGGTGTTCGCCTACATCGGCGAGCTGTGCCGCTACCTGATGAGCAGCGACGTGCGCCCGTCCGAGAAGCGCCACAAGCTGCGCATGGTGGTGGGCGCTGGGCTGCGTCCCGACATCTGGGGCCCGTTCGTCGAGCGCTTCAACATCCCGACGGTGCGTGAGTTCTACGGCGCCACGGAGGGCAACGTGGGCATCGTCAACTTCGACGGGAAGCCCGGCATGCTGGGGCGGCTCATGCCCGGTCAGGTGGTGGCCAAGGCCGAGGAGGGCACGGCCGACGTCTCGCGCGACGCGCAGACGAACCTGTGCACCAAGGCCAAGCCCGGCGAGGACGGCATCCTGCTCGGTCAGATCAACAAGGTGAACAGCTTCGACGGCTACGTGGACAAGCAGAAGAACGCCGGCAAGGTGCTGGAGAACCCGTTCGGCGACGGCAAGAACTACTTCAACACGGGCGACCTCGTGCGCCTGCACGACCACAGCTACGTGTCGTTCCAGGATCGACTGGGAGACACGTACCGCTGGAAGGGCGAAAACGTCGCCACCAGCGAGGTGGCGCTGGTGCTCACGGACGCGGCGTGCATCCGCGAAGCCAACGTGTACGGCGTGGAGGTGCCCGGCTGCGACGGGCGCGCGGGCATGGCGGCCGTGGTGACCAACGGCGAGCTGGACGTGCCTGCCCTGTCCGCGCACGTCGAGAAGAGCCTGCCGGCCTACTCGCGGCCGCTCTTCATCCGCGTGCAGCGTGAGCTGCAGCTCACCGCCAGCTTCAAGTACGTGAAGACCGAGCTCAAGGCCGAGGGCTTCGACCCGAGCGCCGTGGGGGACGACCCGCTCTACTTCTGGAACGGCCGCAGCTACGAGCCGCTCACGAGCGCCCTGCACGAGCAGATCGTGTCCGGCGCGCTGCGCATCTGA
- a CDS encoding right-handed parallel beta-helix repeat-containing protein: MGTSFRSWVGFVMVCALSSAGVAHAEEYVVGSGSYPTLASVPWSSLAAGDIVTIPHRAEPYRETFAVSTSGTAQAPIRIRGTRGPGDARPVIDGENAVQGAGTHVRALLSLRNGAQHVVVEGLEFRNAHIDYTHDGLFPSHNASGIYVEDAAHVVIRDCDLHGNGNGLFSAPGTVDLRVEQNHLWGNGNVGRALEHNSYTETDGIVFEGNRYGPLCAGCLGNNLKDRSAGTVIRYNFIEGGNRALDLVHAQTDDADFTMRVATTPTYVYGNVFIKIDDTSQSQVVHFGGDDDSFASSYRRVLRYYNNTVYSTRAVRTTFFHFDAPAPDVDVRNSVFVTPGSSEIYLLDSSTSTGASVALVNCYLPTTWDVSVAAALDATVSTTDVTTGTSPGFVNGPAFDFHLLPTAAVRNGGTALLGGVPAVLLEYVEHQSTQARPDNGPLDLGAFEVCEGTCDPVVAPDGGVTPLEDGGVTPPRDAGRGEDGGTGSGGGGGCSCRVEGRSSSPWAALLVLGLVGGRARLRRRRGRAPTP; this comes from the coding sequence ATGGGCACCTCCTTCCGCAGCTGGGTCGGGTTCGTCATGGTGTGCGCGCTGTCGAGCGCTGGCGTCGCACACGCGGAGGAGTACGTGGTGGGGAGCGGCAGCTACCCGACCCTCGCGAGCGTGCCGTGGAGCTCGCTCGCGGCCGGGGACATCGTCACCATCCCGCACCGCGCCGAGCCCTACCGCGAGACGTTCGCGGTGAGCACGTCGGGCACGGCCCAGGCGCCCATCCGCATCCGTGGCACACGCGGCCCGGGCGACGCGCGTCCCGTCATCGACGGAGAGAACGCCGTACAAGGCGCTGGCACGCACGTGCGCGCGCTGCTGAGCCTGCGCAACGGAGCGCAGCACGTCGTCGTCGAGGGCCTCGAGTTCCGCAACGCCCACATCGACTACACGCACGACGGGCTCTTCCCGAGCCACAACGCGTCCGGCATCTACGTCGAGGACGCGGCGCACGTGGTCATCCGCGACTGCGACCTGCACGGCAACGGCAACGGGCTGTTCTCGGCGCCCGGCACGGTGGACCTGCGCGTGGAGCAGAACCACCTGTGGGGCAACGGCAACGTGGGGCGCGCGCTGGAGCACAACAGCTACACCGAGACCGACGGCATCGTGTTCGAGGGCAACCGCTACGGGCCGCTGTGCGCGGGCTGCCTCGGCAACAACCTGAAGGACCGCTCGGCGGGCACGGTCATCCGCTACAACTTCATCGAGGGTGGGAACCGGGCGCTCGACCTCGTGCACGCGCAGACGGACGACGCGGACTTCACCATGCGCGTCGCGACGACACCCACGTACGTCTACGGCAACGTCTTCATCAAGATCGACGACACCTCGCAGTCGCAGGTCGTGCACTTCGGCGGCGACGACGACAGCTTCGCCAGCAGCTACCGCCGCGTGCTGCGCTACTACAACAACACGGTCTACTCCACGCGCGCGGTGCGCACGACCTTCTTCCACTTCGACGCGCCGGCGCCCGACGTGGACGTACGCAACTCCGTATTCGTCACGCCCGGCTCGTCCGAGATCTACCTGCTCGACAGCAGCACCAGCACGGGCGCGAGCGTGGCCCTCGTGAACTGCTACCTGCCGACAACGTGGGACGTGAGCGTCGCCGCCGCGCTGGACGCCACGGTCAGCACCACGGACGTCACCACGGGAACGAGCCCCGGCTTCGTGAACGGGCCCGCGTTCGACTTCCACCTGCTGCCCACCGCGGCGGTGCGCAACGGCGGCACGGCGCTGCTGGGCGGGGTCCCTGCCGTGCTCCTCGAGTACGTAGAACACCAGAGCACGCAGGCCCGCCCCGACAACGGCCCCCTCGACCTCGGCGCGTTCGAGGTGTGTGAGGGGACATGCGACCCGGTCGTGGCCCCGGACGGCGGGGTCACCCCGCTCGAAGACGGCGGCGTCACACCCCCGCGCGACGCTGGCCGCGGGGAGGATGGTGGCACGGGGTCGGGCGGCGGCGGTGGCTGCAGCTGCCGCGTCGAGGGGCGCAGCTCGTCACCGTGGGCTGCCCTGCTGGTCCTGGGGTTGGTCGGAGGACGCGCTCGGCTGCGCCGCCGTCGCGGGCGCGCACCCACACCGTAG
- a CDS encoding pyridoxamine 5'-phosphate oxidase family protein, whose product MDKVDIAAFLELGLGVFVGTRDAQRVPHGVSGSAVKLLSEGRAVVYVPEHECAQAVANVLDNGAIAVLFDQPTTHRGYQLKGRVTAVRAETAEEAEEVRAFVGRLMAEYAVIGVAPEVIERLVFSPCRAIEFAYDEVYEQTPGPGAGKAVQSTGDA is encoded by the coding sequence GTGGACAAGGTCGACATTGCAGCGTTCCTCGAGCTCGGGCTCGGCGTCTTCGTCGGTACCCGGGACGCCCAGCGGGTGCCGCACGGGGTCTCGGGCTCTGCCGTCAAGCTGCTCTCGGAGGGGCGGGCCGTGGTGTACGTCCCAGAGCACGAGTGCGCGCAGGCGGTCGCCAACGTCCTCGACAACGGAGCCATCGCGGTGCTGTTCGACCAGCCCACCACACATCGTGGCTACCAACTGAAGGGGAGGGTCACCGCCGTGCGCGCCGAGACCGCGGAGGAGGCCGAAGAGGTGCGGGCCTTCGTGGGGCGCCTGATGGCCGAGTACGCCGTGATCGGCGTCGCGCCCGAGGTCATCGAGCGGCTCGTGTTCTCGCCGTGTCGCGCGATCGAGTTCGCGTACGACGAGGTGTACGAGCAGACTCCGGGCCCGGGGGCGGGCAAGGCTGTCCAGTCGACGGGGGACGCGTGA
- a CDS encoding GAF domain-containing protein, with product MKLSDLAPCFQGVTPASIATCDADGVPNVTLLSQVHYLDEQHVALSCQFFNKTRRNVDQNPYASVRLWHPVTLQPYVLALRFQRAETSGPLFDEMSSRIDAIARVTGMQGIFKLLSADVYEVCSIAEVTGALSPAGAEPQRASPNVPRDTEMRRAELRGLQQLSARMCRARTLDELFGALLESVTSLLAAPHAVLLLHDEARGRLTAIDSKGYERSGAGAEVQVGEGLIGAVAASRMPLALSGMHAVRRYARAVHVAAREGGAPLEGDIPLPELHDAQAQLALPLVADDRLVGVLALESRDPLAFEEWHQAYLTLLANQAASAIAVLSDRDDEDEADAPCPESHPLPARTRRFTWFSADESVFVDGEYLIRNVPARILWKLLSEHADGRCEFTNRELRMDASLGLPALRDNLESRLILLRKRLEERCPDVRLVSVKRGRFVLERDCEVVLETR from the coding sequence GTGAAGCTCTCGGACCTCGCCCCATGTTTTCAAGGCGTCACGCCTGCGAGCATCGCCACGTGTGACGCGGACGGCGTGCCCAACGTGACCCTGCTGAGCCAGGTGCACTACCTGGACGAGCAGCACGTCGCCCTCTCGTGCCAGTTCTTCAACAAGACGCGCCGCAACGTCGACCAGAACCCGTACGCCAGCGTGCGCCTCTGGCACCCGGTCACGCTCCAGCCCTACGTGCTCGCGCTGCGCTTCCAGCGGGCCGAGACGAGCGGGCCGCTGTTCGACGAGATGTCTTCGCGCATCGACGCCATCGCGCGCGTGACGGGCATGCAGGGCATCTTCAAGCTGCTCAGCGCAGACGTCTACGAGGTGTGCTCCATCGCGGAGGTCACGGGCGCCTTGTCGCCCGCGGGGGCAGAACCGCAACGCGCGTCGCCGAACGTGCCGCGCGACACCGAGATGCGTCGCGCGGAGCTGCGCGGCCTACAGCAGCTGAGCGCTCGCATGTGTCGGGCCCGCACGCTGGACGAGCTCTTCGGGGCGCTGCTCGAGAGCGTCACGTCGCTGCTCGCGGCACCCCACGCCGTGCTCCTCTTGCACGACGAGGCGCGAGGGCGCCTCACGGCCATCGACAGCAAGGGCTACGAGCGCAGCGGCGCGGGCGCGGAGGTGCAGGTCGGCGAAGGGCTCATCGGTGCGGTGGCGGCCTCGCGGATGCCGCTCGCGTTGAGTGGCATGCACGCGGTGCGACGCTACGCGCGCGCCGTCCACGTCGCCGCGCGGGAAGGCGGGGCTCCGCTGGAGGGAGACATCCCGCTCCCCGAGCTGCACGACGCGCAGGCGCAGCTGGCCCTGCCGCTCGTCGCGGACGACCGCTTGGTGGGTGTCCTGGCGCTCGAGAGCCGCGACCCGCTGGCGTTCGAGGAGTGGCATCAGGCCTACCTGACCTTGCTCGCGAACCAGGCCGCGTCGGCCATCGCGGTGCTCTCGGACCGAGACGACGAAGACGAAGCCGACGCGCCGTGCCCCGAGTCCCACCCGCTCCCAGCGCGCACGCGGCGCTTCACCTGGTTCTCGGCCGACGAGAGCGTCTTCGTGGACGGCGAGTACCTCATCCGCAACGTGCCGGCGCGCATCTTGTGGAAGCTCCTCAGCGAGCACGCCGACGGGCGCTGCGAGTTCACCAACCGCGAGCTGCGGATGGACGCGAGCCTGGGCCTGCCGGCGCTGCGCGACAACCTCGAGAGCCGCCTCATCTTGTTGCGCAAGCGGCTCGAAGAGCGCTGCCCCGACGTGCGCCTCGTGTCCGTCAAGCGCGGTCGCTTCGTGCTGGAGCGTGACTGCGAGGTCGTCCTCGAGACGCGCTGA